TTCCGCGTCGGTTGATCTGGGACAACGAGACTGGGATCGGTCGCGGGAAGCGGCATGCCGAGGGAGTCGGCGCGTTCACCGGCACCTTGGCGACCACCCTGTTGCGGTTGAAGCCCTACGACCCTGAATCCAAGGGTGTGGTCGAACGCCGCAACCGCTACTACGAGACGTCCTTTATGCCCGGGCGGACCTTTGAGTCACCGGCTGACTTCGATGCCCAGTTCCGCGACTGGCTTGGACTGGCGAATAGCCGTGTCGTGCGGACCATCAAGGCTCGCCCGGTCGATCTGGTCGATGCCGACCGGGCCGCGATGCTGCCGCTGCCACCCGTGCCGCCAGCGGTGGGATGGGTCAACCGGGTCCGGCTGGGACGTGACTACTACGTGCGTGTCGACAGCAGCGACTACTCCGTGGAACCGAACGTGATCGGCAGATTCGTCGACGTCCACGCCGACCTGGCCAGGGTCGAAGTCCGCCACGAGGGCCGCCTGGTCGCCGCCCACCAGCGGGTGTGGGCACGCGGGATGACGATCACCGACCCGGCCCACGTCGCGGCCGCGAAAGTCCTGCGTGAGCAGTTCCAACTACCCCGACCAGCCGCCGATCCCGACCAGGAGTTGGCACGGGACCTGGCCGAATACGACCGGGCCTTCGGCCTGATCGATGGCGAGGAGGTCGCCTGATGGCCACGAAGAAGACCGAGACGACCGAGGCGCTGAAACAGCTGACCTACCTGGCATCAGCGTTGAAGGCGCCCCGGATCACCGAAGCCGCGGCCCGGTTGGCTGATCATGCCAGGGACGCCGGCTGGACCCACGAGGAGTACCTCGCCGCAGTCCTGGATCGTGAGGTCGCCGCCCGCAACGCCTCCGGCGCCCAGCTGCGGATCCGCGCCGCCGGGTTCGGGGCGAGGAAGACGATCGAGGAGTTCGACTGGGATGCCCAACCCGCCGTCCGGCAACAGGTCGCATCCTTGGCCTCGGGTGGATTCCTCACCGAAGCCCGCAACGTCGTGCTGCTCGGGCCACCCGGCACCGGCAAGACCCACCTGGCCACCGGACTGGGGATCGCCGCGGCCAACCACGGACACCGTGTGCTGTTCGCCACCGCAACCGAGTGGGTCACCCGCCTGACCGATGCCCACCAGGCCGGTCGACTCCCGCAAGAACTCGCCCGACTGCGCCGCTACAGCCTGATCATCGTCGACGAAGTCGGCTACCTACCCTTCGAACAAGACGCCGCGAACCTGTTCTTCCAACTCGTGTCATCGCGCTATGAACACGCCTCGCTCATCCTCACCAGCAACCTGCCATTCAGCGGCTGGGGCGGCGTATTCGGCGACCAAGCCGTCGCCGCCGCCATGATCGACAGAGTCGTCCACCACGCCGACGTCCTCACCCTCAAAGGCGCCAGCTACCGGCTACGCAACCGCGGGATCGACACCCTGCCCAGCATCAGAACCCAAGACACGGCAAACTAGACAACACGAACCGGTGGCCTCATTTTCGAGCGTCGCAAGGGTCCGTCTGATTCTTTGTGTAAGTGGCATCGGCTAGTTCAGACCTAGGCGGTCGCCGTAGGTCATGGATAGTACGTTCAGGATGTTCTTCCAGCCGGCGATCTGCCCGGTGGGGTTGGGTCGGTTCTTCTGCCGCTCCAACACCGCGAGGTAGAGCACCTTCAACGCGGATTGCTCGTCCGGGAAATGGCCCCGTCGACGTGTCGCTGCCCGGAACCGGGCGTTCAACGACTCGATCCCGTTGGTCGTATAGATCAGTTTGCGGACCTCGACAGGGAAGTCCAGGAACGGGATGAACTCGGTCCAGGAGTTGCGCCACATCCGCACCATCGCCGGATACAGCGGTTCCCACTGCTGCGCGAAGGTCTCGAACTCGGTTTCGGCCGCCGCCAGCGACGGGGCGGTGTAGATCCGCTTGAGGTCGCGGGTGATGGCCTGCCAGTACTTCTTGGAGGCGTACCGCAGACTGTTGCGGACCAAATGCACCACACACGTTTGCACCGTGGCGGCCGGCCAGGTCGCCGTGATCGCCTCGGGCAAGCCTTTGAGGCCGTCGCAGCACACGATGCACGCATCGAGGATGCCACGATTCTTCAAGTCCGACAGCATGTTCATCCACTGCTTGGCTCCTTCCCCACCCGATGGGCCGACCCACAACCCCAGGACATCGCGGAAACCGTTGAGGTCTATACCGATTGCCACATACACCGGACGGTTCGCGACCGTCCCTTCGCGGACCTTCAGCACGATCGCGTCGATCAGGATCACCGGGTAGATCGCGTCCAACGGACGCGCCGACCACGCCTTCATGTCACCCAGGACCTGGTCGGTGACCCGCGAGACCAGGTCCCGGGAAACATCGGTGTCGTACACCTGGGACAGGTGAGCGGCGATGTCCCCGGTGGTCAT
The window above is part of the Branchiibius hedensis genome. Proteins encoded here:
- the istA gene encoding IS21 family transposase; its protein translation is MISVEDWALIRRLVADGVPQRQVARELGIGRSTVERALASDRPPKYERPAGPTSFTPFEPAVRQLLVKTPDMPATVIAERVGWTGSITWFRDNVRRLRPEHRPVDPCDRLIWLPGDAAQCDLWFPPRKIPLEDGSRTLLPVMVITAAHSRFMVGRMIPTRHTQDLLLGMWELLQDLGRVPRRLIWDNETGIGRGKRHAEGVGAFTGTLATTLLRLKPYDPESKGVVERRNRYYETSFMPGRTFESPADFDAQFRDWLGLANSRVVRTIKARPVDLVDADRAAMLPLPPVPPAVGWVNRVRLGRDYYVRVDSSDYSVEPNVIGRFVDVHADLARVEVRHEGRLVAAHQRVWARGMTITDPAHVAAAKVLREQFQLPRPAADPDQELARDLAEYDRAFGLIDGEEVA
- the istB gene encoding IS21-like element helper ATPase IstB, which codes for MATKKTETTEALKQLTYLASALKAPRITEAAARLADHARDAGWTHEEYLAAVLDREVAARNASGAQLRIRAAGFGARKTIEEFDWDAQPAVRQQVASLASGGFLTEARNVVLLGPPGTGKTHLATGLGIAAANHGHRVLFATATEWVTRLTDAHQAGRLPQELARLRRYSLIIVDEVGYLPFEQDAANLFFQLVSSRYEHASLILTSNLPFSGWGGVFGDQAVAAAMIDRVVHHADVLTLKGASYRLRNRGIDTLPSIRTQDTAN
- a CDS encoding IS256 family transposase, whose translation is MSDEQAHGELVARSSAESVDVDDLAQQLVASAVERQVALTGEGGLLTTLTRRVLQAALEAEMSAHLGYDKHAVNGRDGGNSRNGSSPKTVRTEIGDVQIQVPRDRAGTFEPQIVPKHQRRLAGFDEAVISLYAKGMTTGDIAAHLSQVYDTDVSRDLVSRVTDQVLGDMKAWSARPLDAIYPVILIDAIVLKVREGTVANRPVYVAIGIDLNGFRDVLGLWVGPSGGEGAKQWMNMLSDLKNRGILDACIVCCDGLKGLPEAITATWPAATVQTCVVHLVRNSLRYASKKYWQAITRDLKRIYTAPSLAAAETEFETFAQQWEPLYPAMVRMWRNSWTEFIPFLDFPVEVRKLIYTTNGIESLNARFRAATRRRGHFPDEQSALKVLYLAVLERQKNRPNPTGQIAGWKNILNVLSMTYGDRLGLN